A single region of the Mycobacterium lentiflavum genome encodes:
- a CDS encoding MmpS family transport accessory protein, whose amino-acid sequence MSQVLKRAWIPLLLIVVLAVSALVVSRLHKMFGSQDLNANAGKGIEIVQFNPKVVVYEISGPPGATANINYWDADANTHQVNNAPLPWTTTISTTLPSVSANIMAQSDGSRIVCKITVDGVVRDTQNSDGHNAQTFCLVKSA is encoded by the coding sequence ATATCCCAGGTGCTCAAACGGGCGTGGATTCCGCTACTGCTGATTGTGGTACTGGCAGTCTCGGCGTTGGTCGTGTCGCGGCTGCACAAGATGTTTGGCTCGCAGGACCTCAACGCGAATGCCGGCAAGGGGATCGAGATCGTGCAGTTCAATCCGAAGGTGGTCGTCTACGAGATCTCCGGCCCGCCGGGTGCCACCGCGAATATCAACTACTGGGACGCGGACGCCAACACTCACCAGGTCAACAATGCGCCGCTGCCCTGGACGACCACGATCTCGACCACGCTGCCGTCCGTCAGCGCCAACATCATGGCGCAAAGTGACGGAAGCCGAATCGTCTGCAAGATCACCGTGGACGGCGTCGTCCGCGACACGCAAAACTCCGATGGCCACAACGCCCAAACCTTCTGCTTGGTGAAATCCGCATGA